The genomic segment GAGAGTTTCTCTTCACTCAGTTTTCTGGTTGGGTTACTTCTTTGTTTTTACAGATTCTGCCAACCTCTTTAGCAAGCTAACTAATTAACTTATGTTCTGTTGAGCTAGATAATGGCTGTTAAGAAGATCGACAATGCAGCACTGTCATTACAGGAGGAAGATAACTTTCTTGAAGCTGTTTCAAATATGTCACACTTGAGGCACCCAAACATCGTTTCCCTAGTAGGATACTGTGTAGAGCATGGGCAGCGACTTTTGGTTTATGAATTTATAGCAAATGGGAGTCTGCATGATATACTGCACTTTGCTGATGATGGCAGCAAGACTTTATCTTGGAATGCACGTGTTAGAGTAGCACTTGGCACTGCCCGGGCTTTAGAGTATGTTATCCATGTGTGCATTATAAAACTCTCATACAGCTTGCCCTACATCCTCTCTTAACTGTAGCCTGCTTACTCAGGTACTTGCATGAAGTCTGTTTGCCTTCTGTTGTACATAGAAACTTCAAGTCAGCTAATATTTTACTTGATGAAGAACTCAATCCCCACTTGTCAGACTGTGGTTTAGCTGCTCTGACACCAAACACAGAGAGACAGGTAAAGCAAAAGGATGGAATAGTCTTCTGTGTTGTCAATGCAAACTTTCATTAAGTTCATGCTTTGTGGAACTTTTGGTTAGCATCCCTCTTCTTGTGTTTGGACTGACTAAGTCTACTCACATTGACAGGTTTCAACACAGATGGTTGGTTCCTTTGGTTATAGTGCTCCTGAATTTGCCCTGTCAGGAATATACACTGTAAAAAGTGATGTCTACAGCTTTGGGGTGGTGATGTTGGAGCTATTGACCGGTCGGAAGCCACTGGACAGGTAATGTTTCTCTTGTTTGCTGATCTATTGTGCTTTAGTTCTTTAGACTTGTTTAGGCATTTATTTTTCTGGTTATTCTTGAACTTGGTTTATATGTATCCCTTATccaattttttgggtttcataGTTCGAGGGTGAGATCAGAGCAGTCACTTGTTAGATGGGCTACTCCTCAACTGCATGATATCGATGCCTTGGCAAAAATGGTTGATCCTGCCCTGAATGGCATGTATCCTGCAAAGTCTCTTTCACGTTTTGCTGACATCATTGCCCTCTGTGTTCAGGTAAGCTTCTATTCTGATGACAAGACTAAAAACAAACCTATCTTTAGctttcatgaaaaatcaagcATGTAAAAGACGGAAGACAGTTTATTCTACTTTAAGAATTCTGAAATGGTTATCTGGAGTCATTTTGCCATGctggaaaagaataaaaaagaatgaaagaaataaagGTTATTCAGCTGACCTCTCTGGAAATTGAAGCCTGAATGCAGTGAGCAATCTAATACTTCCGTTAATTATTTTTGGAGAGAAATACATCAGTTGATGATTCATCTAACGTGTAAACTTTTGAGCTTAAAATCATCTGTGCATCATATAGAGCCTATTCTTGTCTTGACATGCATTCCCATTTGCTTCCATTGATTCATTTCCTTCAGATGTGATTATGGGTCAGAATATGCACGCACATGTATGCTCTGCATGGAGTTCTTGAATTTTACCTGCagctttatttattatcattctcCGTTTGCTGAGAATGGTCaccatttgatttttgttttctttatagcCGGAACCGGAGTTCCGCCCTCCCATGTCTGAAGTTGTGCAAGCATTAGTACGACTAGTGCAAAGGGCCAGTGTGGTCAAGAGACGACCCAGTGATGATTCAGGATTTGCATATAAAACCCCGGATCATGAGGCAATCGATTCATCACTTTGAGTGTCTTGGCGTTATTGAACTTGGAAGTGAAGCATCTGGTTTTGCATACAGCCATGCAGAAGTCGATGGCCGATGAAATCATGCACAGATAAAGAGGAAAGATGCTTAAAAGCTATAAAATCAGATCAGAAAGATATGTAATTATGTCTGAAACATTGAGAGTTGCTTACTTATAACTCCATCTTTAGCTGTAAATGATTTAAAACTGTATTCCAAAATTTTCCTTCATCTTTTGTTGTAACATATACGATATAATGCATCCTAATAAAAGAATTTCCACTTGATCCTAGCAAGTTTACATTTTCGCAAAGATTACTCACCTGCAGTTAGATTTGAACTGTCAATTTGAACATGCTGCTCCACACCAGAAACTGCCAACCAAAAGCCGAAAAGGCAGGGAATCTGGGGAAAGACAAAAACAATGTCAGAGAGGCAGGTGGTTCCTCCTTTCATTGCATATTGGAAGCATGAAGGAGCAAGTGGATTATGGCTGACATATGACCTCGAAAAAGACAGTGAACAGGTTGTTCCACGTGCCTCTCAAACTCCATAATGGAAATGGGTGAAGAAGTTGTTGTCGTCTTTTGCATGAAGACTtgtgttttggaattttcttcGGGACTCGCAACAATCTTCATATCTTGTGGAataaggtttagggtttagtattgattttgttgaatatttttccCATAACAATCTTTTGAAAAGATTAGCCCTTTTGAACTCCAttgtaacaaagaaaaaaaaagtaaagtcaCAACGCAATTGAATCTTgcattttctcaattaagcaTGTGAGTGGAAGTTACACAAACCATCAATTAGTTTTTCGAATTGTATttgattattcttttataaCAAAAGAAATAGGCATGGTTGTGATAAAGAAGACGTGTCAGgtgtgtcttttattttttaaatatataaattcattctaaaattattttataataaaatttatttttatatcttaatcTGTgtcctttaaattaaaaatattattacgttctaattaaaaatgttgtttATTCTATATCAAGCTAGATTCAGTTGATTGATTTTACAAAACATCAATCTTCTCAAATGGTTGATAGAATTTGAAAAACCCTCATGAAGCCACTTTATTTGGGTTTTCtaataggttaaaaaaaattttcattcaattattttgttaatttttttttgttttcttgatttaattggttttttggggtttttaCTTATCCCTAATATCTTTATTACTCCATTTGAAATAaaagtaggatttttttttaacctaaggAATAATAGGGGTTACTACATGGTatgagtaaaaatataaaagccaATTAAACAACAATTAGgtttatatttcataaaaaaaattattattttattcaatttaataattgaatTGATAGCAGTATTTCATGACAAAGATATTCTATACTATACCCATCAAATAATAAAAGGTCAATTTGTCTTgggagattaatttttattaatcctTGTAGTTAACAAGCTTAATTAACTTACTTAGTATATAAACCtagaaactatatatttaatctcttttaattcaattctcacgtttattatttttttataattattatataaaaatagtggTATATTTgtacatattttaatattgacgaaatactattttttattctgaaaaaatattaaattaagaatgGTCAATATTGTTGAGCaactatataattatttttaatactatattTATAGGGACTATTCGATTAGTTCTGACAAAATACAGGGACTTATAACCAACTCTTGTGTTCATAAACAAGCAGCTTGTGATACCAAAACTCATGACAGCAAACTCAAAACAAAAGCCAGTTAGTCCACAGTTTATTACATATCTCTATCCCAGATTCAGAcaacaacaagaacaagaacCCATTTCGAAGCAAACCCACGAAAGAAGCTTTCATTTTTAGCAGAAAGAAGCAATATTTTTCATATGTCCTCCTCAGCTGACTTCTATAATATACCCTCATCACCGAGTCAGTCTCCTCGGCCCGGACAAAAGAAAGggaggagaaagagagagagggagaaggTTTTTTGGTATCAGAAGAAGGGAGCCAAAGGAATTGTGGGTTTGATTTGTTTGgtgggtttgttttttattttcaatgggTTCATGGTTTTAAGGCTTCAACTTGATGATGAAATCAGCGGCAACAAAGATGTGTCTGTTCGGaattcttcttcaatttcagTTTCGATAAAGGtacatttttctttgaaacttaGCTGTGGTTAATAATTTGTGGATTTGGAGAAGGAATGGAGTGACTTTATGGATACACGGTTTGGTAACTTAATAAAGATACATGATTTATGTAATCTGTGATTAATTAGGAAGATTGCAGCATAAAAACTTCCTGTTTTgattctttatattaatttggagAAGTTAAAAAGTTGTTTAAATTACTGTATTTCATCtttgttaatatataaaagATGCATGGTTTATGTAATTTGTGATTCATTTGGAGAATCTGATCTTGAGTCGAGCAGGCCAGATCATGAGTGaatagaaaatgataaaaaaacattcccattataattttttatatgtttaactGGATTGAATGCAGGGAGAATTGAAAACGATTGGTAAAGGAAAAAGGCTGCGAAAGGGTACTTATGATAGGATGTTGGCTTTGGCTGCTCATTCCCTTGCTGAGGTATTTGAATTGCCAAGTTTTTATCTTGTTATATGGGTatagtttgttttggtttgtgaGCTATTTGGATTCAATCTCTACTGATTTAATCTTTATGTAGctgcaatttttttctttttgcgttctgtattgtttgattttttttccctccatgTAACATGATAACAGAATAAACGTGAGCCGAAAGATTTGTGGCAGGAGCTGTTTGTTCCTGCTTCTGCTTGGAGACCTTGTGCTGATCATCGTAATTGGAATCACAGTGGTAACTCACTCTTTCTGTGTTGTGCGTGTGGACATTTGACTTGATGTCTGCATTCGCATGTGTTTCTGCCTGTCTCATGTGGAAATATGTCTTGGATATCTTAATTTGAGTAAACACGTGTTATAGTGGTGCAAAACTGGTTCTAACTTGGTATTTCTCGGTGGTGCTTTGTAGAGGGAAACAATGGTTACATTTTGGTCACTGCGAATGGTGGGATGAACCAGCAAAGAGTAGCTGTAAGCAATGCTTTGACTAATTGCAGCTTTCATATTACTCCTTTGTGACCCAGTTTCATAGTTTGTGTGCAACTGTCTTTGCTTCTGAAGggatatattttgtattttcaactgATTCAACTTTGTTCTATTTTAAAAACAGGTTTGCAATGCTGTTGTTATTGCACGGTTGTTGAATTCAACTCTTGTTATTCCTAGATTTATGTACAGCAGCGTCTGGAGAGATGTgaggtaatattttttatctttgttttctctcattttttccCTTTAGAGAAAGTGTACATTTTGATTGTTGGATAAAACATAATTGCTTGTGATAGTTGTTGCTTGCCTAGTGGTGTGGCTTGAAATTGGTATATCTATCTTGAAGGAAAGTGCGtgcattttttaataattagattGGAGAAATAATCTTGTGGATGCCTTGATTTTAAGGTGATTGCTGCTTGTGATATTTACTGCTATTGTGTACCCATAATGAGTTAGTTAACTTCTTCTCCCATAAGTGCCAGAAGTGCAATGCTTCATCACTGCAAATCAAAGCAATTTATTTGAGTCATTCTTACTCTTACATGTGATTTGGATGGAAAAGTGACGATCAATTCTTTATTTCATAGTCAATTCAGTGACATCTATCAGGAGGAGCATTTTATTAATTACCTCACTCCTGATATTCGGATAGTGAAGGAACTGCCTAAAGAGCTGCAGTCGCTAGATTTGGAGGCAATTGGTAGTGTTGTGAGTTTCTTATCCATAATAATTCTGAGTGCACTCACACCTGATTTGTTCTTATCTTGCGTGATTTGTTGTTAGTAATGATATTACAATATCATGCAGGTGACAGATGCAGATATTGGGAAAGAATCGAAgccaagtttttatttgaaaaacattctCCCTATAGTACTAAAAAATAGAGTTGTCCATTTTGTTGGATTTGGGAATCGCTTGGCATTTGATCCAATACCATTTCAGTTACAGGTAAATCTCTTTCCTTTTGTACTCTAGTTTGCTGCATATGATGGTATAAGATTGTCATCCTTATTTCATTTCCTTCCTGCTTTGCTCATCCTAATGTCGGGGACTTCATCTAGACACTTCGGTGCAGATGTAATTTTCATGCCCTGCAATTTTCTCCCAAGATACAAGAAACTGGTGCCTTGCTCATCCAAAGGTTGCGTAAAAATGCTGCCCATTCAGGGCCACTGGATCATTATCTTATCGGTCCTTATGCAGAAAAAAATCTGCAAGTGAAAGTGGGTCATGCTGTCAAAGCTTCAAGATATCTAGCTCTACATCTGAGGTTCGAAATTGACATGGTAGCACACTCTTTGTGTGAATACGGTGGaggagaagaagagaggaaagaGTTGGAAGCGTATCGTGAGATTCATTTCCCTGCTCTGACACTTCTTAAGAAGACAAATAAGTACGCAACTATACATTTTTTCTATATGTGCATTATCCCCTGTATGTAGGCATGCATTGTAGCGTGCTGGTCAACAGGTGCCCTAAGTTATACCTATCTTATATAAGGCAATAGTTAAGAACCGTAGTGCCTTTGTTTCcctatctttcaatttttttttctggtcttTATATATGTAGACAGATAGgtgtaaaaatattgttttcgaAGCCCACCTTTCAAATAAGTATGCCCCATGTATGCCACGCATGCTTAATGCCACAACATATCTGATGCAGGGCAGCTTAGGGGGATATTTTCAAGGGGATGTGAACAGTAATGTGAATAGATATTTGAGGGTTTGAATTGGTCTTTTGGTGGCTATGGGATATAGGATTGATTGGGTATGAATGTGTGTGGGTGTTTTGGAGTTCGATTGAGGTTGTTTGGTGGTTAGGATAAAGATCTTTGTTTAAAGGAATTGCGATGTATGTGAAAAAGCTAATGGAGCCACACCAGTAGAGTTTACACACCTAAAAGGAGGAAATACCTAAGCATCACACCTGTGGTTCTAAGGAGTCACACCTACAAGAGATTGTGTGCAAAACATAGTTGCTGGAAGTTACATTCATAAACTGATTCTCTAAAATGAAGCATCGCCAGCATAGTTATTTGTGAACTCACACACTCCTAAAGCTTTACATAGTTGGATTACTAATTTGAGAGAATACTTTTTGGTTCCAGTTGCCATTTTGTAGGTCTAAACCTAGTCATCATTCTCCTATTCCAAGGATAACTTATTTGAGAGAATACTTTTTCCTTGAAACATG from the Populus nigra chromosome 9, ddPopNigr1.1, whole genome shotgun sequence genome contains:
- the LOC133703106 gene encoding O-fucosyltransferase 15-like, with the protein product MSSSADFYNIPSSPSQSPRPGQKKGRRKREREKVFWYQKKGAKGIVGLICLVGLFFIFNGFMVLRLQLDDEISGNKDVSVRNSSSISVSIKGELKTIGKGKRLRKGTYDRMLALAAHSLAENKREPKDLWQELFVPASAWRPCADHRNWNHSEGNNGYILVTANGGMNQQRVAVCNAVVIARLLNSTLVIPRFMYSSVWRDVSQFSDIYQEEHFINYLTPDIRIVKELPKELQSLDLEAIGSVVTDADIGKESKPSFYLKNILPIVLKNRVVHFVGFGNRLAFDPIPFQLQTLRCRCNFHALQFSPKIQETGALLIQRLRKNAAHSGPLDHYLIGPYAEKNLQVKVGHAVKASRYLALHLRFEIDMVAHSLCEYGGGEEERKELEAYREIHFPALTLLKKTNKLPSPAMLREEGLCPLTPEEAVLMLAALGFSRKTHIFIAGANIYGGRSRLTALTSLYPNLVTKEKLLSATELEPFMNFSSQLAALDFIACTASDAFAMTDSGSQLSSLVSGFRIYYGGGKMPTIRPNKRRLADIFRKNNSIEWKIFEQRVRKAVRQTKHVLQRPKARSVYRYPRCKECMCLTE